The Canis lupus familiaris isolate Mischka breed German Shepherd chromosome 19, alternate assembly UU_Cfam_GSD_1.0, whole genome shotgun sequence DNA segment CAATTACCAGTCTCAACAGCTTCTTTATAAACATCAGGAGTTTATGAGCTATCATATGCATTAACTCCTGAAATAATGAATTACTTTCCAGGAAAATAATATTCCAGTGGGTGTCTCCTAAAGCGCTccatcattcaaaaaaaaaaaaaaagaaagaaggaaagaaagaaaaaaacttgtcaAGTGCTATTTAGAAGCTAGGTATGGCCAGTTAAGGGAAAGCCTGGCTGGTTAAGGGAAAGCCTTCAGTCAGCGTAAAGTTAAATATCACCCGAGGCTTAGTCCAGGACTGGCCAGTGACTGGTTTTAGCAATGAAAAGAGCTACAAGCATAAATCaaatgaagaatttaattttttttaaagattttatttatttattcacaagagacacacagagagagaggcagagacacaggcagagggggaagcaggctccatacagggagcctgatgtgggactcgatccagggactccaggatcacgccctgggccaaaggcaagctctaaaccgctgagccacccagggatcccccaagaagtTAATTTAAGGGATATTTGATCTAATTTTTAGAATGAATTGGCCACATTAGCTAATCTATTTAGCAATGAATTAAACGGTTCTTTGGTTTGGGCTCAATAGAGTTGACATTGTTGCTAAAAGCATATACTTGTAATTCAGTTGTCTTCAGCTTCTAACACGCCCCACATTCAGCATCTCAACAGTAGAACTAATGATATAAAGCTTAGTTTGTGCCATGAGCATTCTTTTTATAGAAAAGACaaacttcgggatccctgggtggcgcagcggtttggcgcctgcctttggcccagggcgcgatcctggagacctgggatcgaatcccacatcgggctccctgcatggagcctgcttctccctctgcctgtgtcgctgcctctctctctctctctctctctctctttctgtgattatcatgaataaataaataaataaaatctttaaaaaaaaataaaaaaaaaagaaaagacaaacttcTGTGAAATTACTAGGAGATCTGTAGATAAGATTGTTGGTATGTATACTCTATGCAGGGCACTGTGTTAAGTGctgtgaaagaaaacaaatgtcacCCAGCCTCTGAGGCTAAAGGTAATGATGTGTTCAGCGCTGGCTGGAATTGAGGTGGCTTGGAAATTCATCCAGCCCAAAGCAACAGCACTATTCAGCTTCCCCACAGAGGGAAGAAGAGTTACCTTCTTTTGTTGAGGACCCTAATAAAGGTCAGGACCCCTTAACTGTAATATGTCAGGTAAAGGGTGTGGTGACTTTTTCACCAGTGAAACATACTACATTTGACACCGTTTAGGTTAAGAGGTCTTGAAGGGAGTGGTAAAACCATGATTCCTATTGCTTTTCCAGCTTTTTGGGGAATTACGGGTATTGTCTCCATCTGGTAGAAATCCAGCTTTAACTTGTTCATTCTCATTGATTGTCTAAAGTAGATAGGCAGTAGGAAAATGAGATTGGTGCtgctggcttttatttatttatttttaatttttatttatttatgatagtcacagagagagagagagagaggcggagacataggcagagagagaagcaggctccatgcaccaggagccgatatgggattcgatcctaggtctccaggatcgcgccctgggccaaaggcaggcgctaaaccgctgcgccacccagggattccggtGCTGCTGGCTTTTAAAGTGGTCccttagaggtgcctgggtagctagtgagttaagtgtctgactcttgatttcagctggagtcatgatctcagggtcctgggatcgagcctcaagtcaggctccatgctaagcacagagtctgcttgtccctctccctctgctcctcccccaattgcctgctcactcttgctctcttgcAAATTAAAAATGGCCCttgaggggattcctgggtggctcagcagtttagcacctgccttcggcccagggtgtgatcccggagtcctgggatcgagtcccacatggggctccctgcatggagcctgcttctccctctgcctgtgtctctgcctctctctccgtgtctctcatgaataaataaataaaacctttaaaaaacaaacaaacaaacaaaaaaactggttCTTGGGTCCATTATACTATTCTAtcttatctttgaatttttttatagatataaatttaGAGAACAAATTTTTGACGAAATACCTTGTAATAGACTTTTGATGCAAGAAGTATCTAACTCTGCCTTTGGTCACTAATTGAGAATAGCAATTGAATTGTTTGCTTAGTGGCCTCCAGAGAAATGCTTGGGCCTGAGGAGCCACAAGATTTGAGTTGGTTCTATTGATTTCAAATAGTAGTTTAAGAGGGTGTGGGGAATTGTTAAATGTAAGCACTTGGTATCCCTTGTGATCATGCTCCACTGCAGGTCGGCACTTGGTGTGGTGCACGGGCAAAATCTTCACCTGCCTGGTTGAAAGTAAAATACCTTGGCATGGTTTGAAAGTTCTTTCTATTGCTCCATTGTAGGGTGTTTCAGCAGTCAGGTAGCTGATGATACCTGCTAAGGAAcacctccatcaccaccatctcaTGACATTTAGCTTTTCCTTCAGGTGCTTTGGGGTAATAAGAGTGaggtaacatttcttttttttttttttttttatctgttttatctcTGCTGCTTTGAACTTTGGGGCTTTCTGGAGACCCTGTTAACACTCCAGCTCTCCCTCAAGGTAGTCCTTCTGCTTCATTCAACAACATGTGTCTTAAGCCCCCTGCACACAGTTATGCACAAGGTAGAAAGTCTAGAGGCCAGTGACATCTGTGGACTCAAATGATGGTGACAGGAGTACTGAAAGTTTTCAGGTCATGGCTGGAGATGTTGGCTTTGGGCTTAGGTCGTTTTTTTTAGGccattttgttttcacttattaatttattggtaatctctatacccagcgtggggcttgaactcacaatcctgagatcaagagtcacatgctcttgcagttgaaccagccaggtgcccctcctgctCCATTTATATTGGTAAGATTCTGTGAACTATTAGATTAGTTTTTAGTATACCcttgaatgtaatttttttttaacatgcccTTAGGAAATGACTGAATCCAATGGATTATTAGATTATTGGCAGACCTCATTCTTTTTCGTGGCTTGGTAGAAAGACCCAGGCCTTGGAGTCTAACAGATAGACTTTGGCCCACTTAGTGGCAGTCTGATTTTGAGCAGGTTCTCTTATTAAGCCCAAagttcctcctctgtaaaatgataGTAACATCACCTGCCTTGCTGAACGGTTTTGAAGATTCAGTGTAATGTTTAAAGAGCACCTGTTCAGAGCAAGCATTGCCATAAGTGCTGAGTGCTTAGTGGAGTCGTGGCCCTCTAGAAATGTCCACCCGATTGGGGCAGTCTAATAATCCAAATGATAAGAGCAGCTAAATATATTGCCACCTACTACGTGCTGGGCACTATTTCAAGCACTTTATGCACATTAAACTAATTGAATTCTAAAACCCCATGAGACAAGTAGTATTGTTATTCCCATACTAAGGAAACTAAGTCATGGAGAGTTTGATCCCTGAGGAATCAGAATTTGAGTCCAGGCCATTTGGCTCTGGAGGCAGCATTTTTAACCaagatactattctttttttgaCAGTCTAAGCAAGAAACATAAGTCCACAGTCAGAAACAAATTGGGGGGGAGGATGTTAATTATATTAAGTACTTAAGGCTTTCTCAAAAAGAAACCTGTGTCAAGACAGACATTGAAGTGTACAAACAGTGATGcctggctcagccactgagcacctgctttcagcccagggtatgatcctggagttctgggatcgagtcccacatcaggctccctgcaggaagcctgcttctctctctctgcctgtgtctctgcctctctcgctctgtgtctctcatgaataaataaataaaatctttaaaaaaaaaaaaaagtgtacgaGCAACGTTCGTCTCACTAAGAATTGCCCTAAgtacaaaaatgtgtattttgttataGATCAGCATATATCAAGAACATAAATAATACTTGAAAattttgggacccctgggtggctcagcacttgagtgtctgcctttggctcagggtgtgatcccagagttgtgggatcgagtcccacattgggcttcctgcatggaacctgcttctgcctctgcctctgcttctctctctgtctctcatgaataaataaaacctttaaaaaaaaatactttgaaatttttgtaTCTCATTCAGCCTAGAGTGACAGCTTGTTTGTGTAGAAATAATAGTTTTGCAAAAGAGTATGTAAATAACTAATTTGATTTAGAAAGGTTTTAGAATTTACAACCAAAATATTGTATTATAGAGCTGTGCACAAAAAGGCAaattatgggggtgcctgggtggcttagtcggttatttggctcaggttctgatcccagggtcttgggatctagccccacgtcaggctctctgctgagcaggaagcctgcttctccctctccctctgccctccacttgtgcttgctctgtctctctggtGTTcagtctctcttaaataaataaaatcttttttaaaaaaaaggcaaattatgttttttttaaaaaggcaattatttGTCCTAATCACAGGGAGATTTAAGTATGCTTTTTTCGAATCAACAGAATGTTATAAATTTTGGTATTAATGACTTTGAAATAGCTaggattgggacacctgggtggttcagtggttaagcgtctgccttgggctcagggtgtgatcctggagtccttgggatccagtcccacatcaggctccctgcatggagcttgcttctccctctgcctatgtctctgcacctctctctctctcatgaataaataaaatctaaaaaaaaaaaagaaagaaagaaagaaaagaaataactagtATCTATTTTCCTGATTCTATTGAATCAGAAAAAAGATTAATCTTGGCTGTGTTATAACTGTCCATTTTTACCTCAggctgtttaagaaaaaaaattccttccttccattcacaTCATCAGATGGGGTGTTCTGGTTTCCTGGCATATCCACTGCCACGCTTTGTTAAGCTGAGTGGCATTGCATGCATCTGCCTTGCTGTGACAGGGTGGAAATGGCTACCTCACAAAAGGCCTGTGAAGCTTGGGTCATTTGTGTGAATAAAGGTTCCTACTAGGTTGTAACTTTTTTTGAATTGGagttttgagggatgcctgggtggctcaggggttgattgtctgcctttggctcagggcgtgatcccgagtcccaggatcaagtcccacatctggctccctgcatggagcctgcttctccctctgcctatgtctctgcctctctctgtgtgtctctcatgagtaaataaataaaatctttaaaaagggagttgaaattaaagggaaaaaaaatgagcaaggtATTGGAGAATGCAAGCTATGAGGGTAGAAAGGTGGGACCCTTGTGTTGGAAGGTAAGTTCTTTTCAGAATGGGCAGCTAACTGCTTTTTGTATTCACTCAGGTCTAAAGTCACATGTATATAGGCTGGTGATGAGTAAAATGAGGAAAGGATATGGTTAACAAGGAAAAGCATGAAATTTCCTTTGGGACTCTGAAAATATGGTGGTCTAATTTGGAGCCCCTAAAAGGTAGAGAAGGCAATTGATGAAGAGTCTGACAGGTCCAGTGCTATCTTTTAGTCTTGAAATGTCCTCATGCAGATCCACAATGACTGCTGCCCCACCCTTCCTTTCTGCACTGGGGAGTCCTATGCAAGAGGGGCTGTTCATTGCCTGCCTCTGTGATGATCATAAGGCTTTATGGGAAATGAGAAGTGGTTCTTTAGGAAAAGGTTAGGAGTCCCTGGTCTGGAGCTTAGGGTCTCTTCCAGTCATACTGGTCTGCAACCCTTTGTGACCTGGTAACCTGAACGAGAAAGAATTTGATAACTCTCCAGTAGagtctttttgatttttgttttttcattctaaCGTTTTGAATTAATgcttaactattttctttttggtcaGGGTTCTGCAGCATTCCAGACCTCGAGCACTGAATCAGGATGGGAAAAAGACGTTGTGTTCCTCCACTTGAGCCCAAGTTGGCAGCAGGCTGTTGTGGGGTCAAGAAGCCTAAGTTATCTGGAAGTGGAACGCACAGTCACGGGAACCAGTCCACAACTGTCCCCGGCTCTAGTTCAGGACCTCTTCAAAACCACCAGCATGTGGATGGCAGCAGTGGTCGGGAGAATGTGTCAGACTTAACTCTGGGACCTGGAAATTCTCCCATTACACGAATGAATCCCGCATCGGGAGCGCTGAGCCCTCTTCCCCGGCCCAATGGAACTGCCAACACCACCAAGAATCTGGTGGTGACTGCAGAGATGTGCTGCTACTGCTTTGACGTCCTCTACTGTCACCTCTATGGCTTCCCACAGCCACGACTTCCTAGATTCACCAATGACCCCTAGTGAGTAAATCCATCAGGTGCAGGGGACAGTGAGAAGACATAGTGACGTCTTTCTTGGGTTCTCTCTCTTgagaagggtgggggtggggggggctgccACTTACAAAGAGCTTTAGCATCGTTTGGGCAGAGAGTAATGAGAATAGGATGATGAGAAATGTCCAGACAGTATCGAGAACAGTATCTGGATTGAGTAATAGAAGAGGTCTAGGTTACACTTGAAGTATTGGCTTGTTTTTAAGCTAACGTTTTAGAAATTAGGGTTTCTTTCTTGGTTCTTCATTTGGTTTGTTGATTTATATGGTGGAGAATAGGTGACTTAACCTTTCCAGTGGAGAAGCCACAGATCACATCATTGTGGTCCAGGTGTTGAAGTCCAAATGAATTGGAAATTTTTGGGGGCCAGGTTGAGAGTAGAAGCACTTATAATGGGAGCTGTGATGGTCTCAACAAGGATCCCTTCCTTTGTTCCATCAGTTCCCCCATGGCTTCTTCCACCCACCCCACCAAGAATGTCAGATTCTGCTGTACTGTGTTTAGTTCAAGACTCTATCATTTGTCCTAAGCTCTCTGAAGGTGTCAGTGACTTAAATAAGTTTATGTGTAGAGTGAAGAAATCCATGACAgagttttcttcctcttcagaatTGAAAGCAACTCtgatctggctttttttttttttttttttttttttttaatttaatttaaactttaggtacttaacatacagtgcagtattggtttctggagtagaattcagtgattcatcacatataCAATCCCATTGCTCAATATCACAAATGCCCCCccttctttaagatttatttatttattttagagtatgtgagcttggggaggggcacagggagagagaaggacacAGGGAAACTCCCAagccaacccccaccccccccccacccgccaaaACCAAGGAGTTGgttgcttagccaactgaaccacccaggtgccttacaagtgccctccttaatattcatgacccatttaacccattcccACACCTAACTCCCTTTATTatcccttagtttgttctctatggttaagagtctttTAGGGCttatttccctcctccttcccatatgttcatctgttgtctttcttaaattccacatatgagtgagattatatggtattttgtctttctctgaccaacttCACTTAGGTTAATACACTCTGGctccatctgtgtcattgcaaatggcaaggtttcattcttttttatggctaatattccggggggtgtgtgtgtgtgtgtacacactatATCATCTTTATCATTCATCAGTTAGTGGACATGtgtgggctctctccatagtttagctattgttttggttttttttttttttaagatttttttttttttttaagattttatttatttattcatgagagacacagagagagggagaggcaggctccatgaagggagcctgacacggaacttaatcccgggtctccaggatcacaccctgggctgaaggtggtgctaaaccgctgagccacccgggctgcccaagatttaaGTAGTTTCCATACCCAACTCAGGGTTGGagctcacaacccttagatcaaaagtcacacattccactgactcagccagccaggcacccttgaaCTGGCTTTAAGAAAGTACTGAAGAGATGCTTTCGGAGATTTCATTGACCTAAGATCATTTATTCTGCAAATGTTAATGCCGTATTAGAGCAACACATAGCCCCACTGGTCAGGGAGTGGAGAGGTTATGAAGAAAAAATCCTCACTTTTGGGAGACTTGCCAAGTTggcaaatcacacacacaaagctaAACAATGTGTTTGGCATACTTCTGTGGGCAGAAGTAGAGGGGAAGTTACTCCTATGTGATTGTGTCAGAGGAGAGAAACTGTAGAGAAAAAATGTGCTAACTTTTTAGGAAGTATTGCCATGGGATACCGTGCTCAGAAAATTCCTGATTGAACAGGTGAAGATCCTAAGCCTTTATCCTAAGTAAGATCAAGTTTGTCCCACCAAAAAGGATGTGGATTTGGAAGAGTGAGTGGTGGCTGCAGTGTTACAGGGAAAGGGTTGTTGCTTATATTCAGGGGCTTGTATTTCCATTCTACAgacagtggaattttttttttttttttaagattttatttattcattcatagagacacagagagagagagagaggcagagacacaggcagagggagaagcaggctccatgcagagatgtgggactcgatccagggtctccaggatcacgccctgggctgcaggcggtgccaaaccgctgcgccaccagggctgcccagacaGTGGAATTCTTGAGGGGTTTTGAGTAGGTTTTGGGACAATAACTTTGGGTGCTGTTCAGGCATTTACTGGAGGGAAAAGATAGGCAGCAGATCTGCTTTAAAACAGTAATCAAAGTAAAcagctttaaaaatttaagttgctgggcagcccaggtggctcagcggtttagcgccgccttcagtccagggcctgattctggagaccagggatcgagtcccacgtcaggctccctgcatggagcctgcttctccctctgcctgtgtctctgcctctctctctctctgtctctcatgaataaataaaatctttaaaaaataaaaaaaagaaactaaaatttaagtTGCTTTTTAGATTTTGCTCTAAGAAATAACCGCATTGGAGTATAGAGGAAATATCAGGATGAAGGGACAGTTCcataacctgtttttttttttttttttttaatttttatttatttatgatagtcacacagagacagagagagagaggcagagacacaggcagaggtgagaagcaggctccatgcaccaggagcccgatgtgggattcgatcccaggtctctaggatcgcgccctgggccaaaggcaggcgctaaaccgctgcgccacccagggatcccccataaccTGTTTCTAAAAAGTCTGTTACCACCAATCTAATGACTTTGGTCTAGAAGCAGAAAGTGGCAACTTTTACTAAtaatacaatttctttctttttttttttaaatttttatttatttatgatagtcacagagagagagagagagaggcagagacataggcagagggagaagcaggctccatgcaccgggagcctgacgtgggattagatcccgggtctccaggatcgcgccctgggccaaaggcccgcgccaaaccgctgcaccacccagggatcccaataatacAATTTCTTGCAGAGACATTGGAGCAGGACAAAGGGCAGAGATAATTATGGGAATAATGGGAGGTTATGGGGAATGAGGAGAAAGTATGCAGGCCCAGTGTCTTCATGAAGGATGTAACTGGGGAACATGGACACTCccagaaatagaataaagaagaagagaaagacatgGAAATTAGAAGAAGTTGGGTGCTGGGCAGAGGAATAGGAAAGTAGCACAATTGAGAGTGAATTAAACCTATCAGCAAGGACCACAGGAAGGGCTACACAGAGTGCCTTTCTTCATGCtgccttgtcttttctctctctctctctctctctctcttccatccaCAGACTGCACAATTCCCAGAAAGACAGAGTCCTTCGCATAGCCACAATTCAGAAAACAGTCCTTTTTGGGGAATAACGGAAATGAATAGGGGAAAGCAAAAGTTTTGTTCTTATCCATGATTGATTTGGGGCTGGagaatgttttttgtttccttttgtagTCCGCTCTTTGTGACATGGAAGACAGGGCGGGACAAGCGGCTTCGTGGCTGCATCGGGACCTTCTCAGCCATGAATCTTCATTCAGGACTCAGGGAATACACGTTAACCAGGTAATGACACCAGACATAAACTCTGTAGATAAGTTGACTAGAATTGAAAACAACTGCTTGACTTTGTTTCTTCTAAGTGATAAAGTTTGAGTGTTCTCTTTTTGGTAATCAGGAAGTATGGGACTTTAATCTGGTGAGTCACTTATCAGTTGTGTAGGCAATTAATAGCATCAAGTTATTTTTAGCATATTAGTGCTGATGGATAATCAATATTCTCTGCATAGCTCAGGATTCATAAATATTCGGGCACGTAATGTTGGCTTCTGGCTCCAGAGCAGCCTCACTTTGTTTTCTGTCCCCCTCCAGTGCACTTAAGGACAGCCGATTTCCCCCCCTGACCCGAGAGGAGCTGCCTAAACTTTtctgctctgtctccctccttaCTAACTTTGAGGATGCCAGTGATTACCTGGACTGGGAGGTGAGAACAGCCGCATTTGGAACTCTGCATCTCTCGTTGCATTTGGGTTCGGGTTAGTACATGGTAATGTATCTCCTTCATTGAGAGAGGGTATAAGAATGTGAAAGCTGAGTTTGGAAGCAGTTGGGGGCCACATAGGTGACAGGAAAGGTGCTGTGATCCTAGAAGTAGGAAAAAACGTGAAATCTTCTTTTCCCGTGTCTTCCCAGTCCACTCTGTTCCATAGCCTTCTCCCACGTCTAATAGGAAATGATACTGGGGATAAAGAGAGCATTCCAGATCCCTCTTGGTAAGCCCTTGAGTAAAAGTTGTTATGAGGAGTTATGAGCCTAGATCAAAACCCTGTTGTCTGTTTAATGGAATAGATTAAAGATGGAATACTCCAGATTATTGGATGAGCTGTTGAAAGAATCTTTATACTTGGGAGAGGTGGCTACATGTAAACGTGTTGCTTCCCTTAAGCTAAAGTTACTTTGGCTTCTATACCTAAGGGGAAAGAGTTAGTCATGAAAAGCAGtagtttctccttttctcagaCTTGGATCAAGCTGGTCAGGGGAAAATGTCAATTAAATGTGGATGTTTGAAGTTCCATTAGAGTAAGTAAATGCCCTTCATTTGGTTACTTTTTCTGTAGGTAGGGGTCCATGGGATTCGAATTGAATTCATCAATGAAAAAGGCGTCAAACGTACAGCCACATATTTACCTGAGGTTGCTAAGGAACAAGGTAAGTTGGACAAATGGCATTTCAATGAAGGATACTATTCATAGTGTTGCCATGTAAAGGCAGGAAAGTGGGATGTGTTGTCTTTCAGCCTAACTGCAACTAAGAATAAGtgcctttcttcctcttattGTTTATCAAAGTCTTACAGGATGTGAAATAAATTCCCCCAAAATGCAAGAGCTGGGGAAGAAAAGGGGTAAAGacttggccttaaaaaaaaaaaaaagacttggccTTACTCACACCCGCATTTCACTTTCTCAGTAAAAAGTTTTGTTCCTTGGCCCCAAAAACTAGTGGTAATTGTAGCAAAGTTCCAGCAACCAACTGGACCATGTTATGGAGTTCATTGTAAAGGGGACTTGCCCATACCAGTGGATTTTGAACTTTATTGGTCTTTAATTATTAAACAATGTTAtacttggggaaaaaagcaaaacataatttttttttttttttaaagaacttggtagttaaaaagtttttataatgGGACAGTAAAGGTAGGAGGTGAGTAGGGtaggttttctctttatttttttattttttaattttttattggtgttcaatttgccaaaatacagaataacagccagtgctcatcccgtcaagtgcccccctcagtgcccgtcacccattcacccccaccccccgccctcctccccttccaccacccccagttcgtctcccagagttaggagtctttatgttctgtctccctttctgatatttcctacccatttcttctcccttcccttctattccctttcactattatttatattcaccaaatgaatgagaacatataatgtttgtccttctccgattgactcatttcactcagcataataccctccagttccatccacattgaagcaaatggtgggtatttgttgtttctaatggctgagtaatattccattgtatacatagaccacatcttctttatccattcatctttcgatggataccgaggctccttccacagtttggctattgtaggttttctctttaaaagaatgtttaggaggacagccccggtggctcagcggtttagcgccgccttcagcccagggcgtgatcctggagacccgggatcgagtcccatgtcaggctccctgcatggagccttcttctccctcttcctgtgtctctgcccccccccctctctgtctctcatgaataaataaataggatctttaaaaaaaattaaaaaaagcatgtTTAGGAGAATACCTTTTAGTGTTTCTATGGTATGTaacccagttttctttcttttctctcttctcctcgtccctctcaccctcccttcctcctttcttgtCTGTTTCTGAAAGTAATACGTAAAACACACAGTGTGAACCTAGAGTAGAGAGAAATATCCAGTT contains these protein-coding regions:
- the AMMECR1L gene encoding AMMECR1-like protein, which codes for MGKRRCVPPLEPKLAAGCCGVKKPKLSGSGTHSHGNQSTTVPGSSSGPLQNHQHVDGSSGRENVSDLTLGPGNSPITRMNPASGALSPLPRPNGTANTTKNLVVTAEMCCYCFDVLYCHLYGFPQPRLPRFTNDPYPLFVTWKTGRDKRLRGCIGTFSAMNLHSGLREYTLTSALKDSRFPPLTREELPKLFCSVSLLTNFEDASDYLDWEVGVHGIRIEFINEKGVKRTATYLPEVAKEQDWDQIQTIDSLLRKGGFKAPITSEFRKTIKLTRYRSEKVTISYAEYIASRQHCFQNGTLHAPPLYNHYS